The sequence below is a genomic window from Mercenaria mercenaria strain notata chromosome 14, MADL_Memer_1, whole genome shotgun sequence.
TACGTGTCTGCTATTTGTTTACGTGTGTACTTATTTATGTCtgagaaatttgaaatatttcaaagcaaaactaaacatattttgtaactggTATTACATCGCAACAGTATATCCTTTTATTTCgtcaatatttatcaacataGATAAAGATATACGAAATTATTGTCTGTTCCACTGTTTATGCCCTGTGAGTCATTTGAAGTTACGTTTCGTCTTGACGAATGATTTCTTGTAACAAGAAGGACTGAAAGAAGTGTTCATACATTACAATGGAAGAACCATAATAACGATAGAAATATGAAAACAgtgataatttatttcattgtctAGACATTACATGTTTACTCACAATGTATCCTATTGGAATTTATTGGTTAGCAAAGTATATCAGacaaaaaatgtaatgaaaataagATTTACAGTAGATAAATAATTTACGACCTTTCTCTGATTAACGATAAAGGCTTACTATAAAAGTGTTCCAATATTTACACTTAATAAGAAGAACGAAACACTCAAGAGGTTTCTGTACCAGGGATAGAACACGAATCAGGCAAATGTTTACTCAAACAATCAACGTTAAATGCGAGTTGATTCAATTTATTGAGGGAAAGGTATAGAAGGTTTACGTCGGCCGGTGTGTGTTAAATGTAGCCAGGCAGTATGAATAGTATGGATGACCGGGTACTCAAATATAGCCGGGTAACAAGAGTTGCCAGATGGAAAATGTAGCCGGGCAATATATATCACTGATAAGTAAATGTCAGTCAGTAGTAAAATGTTATTGGGTGGTAAATGTCACCGAGCAGTTAATGTAGCTGGTTGCAAATGTTCGCCGACTCCAAATAACATGCTTCTCGGTGCTGTGGATAAGAAACAGGTCCTACTAACAGGTACtgtttttagaacataaatagtagcgaacagtgcagatcatgatcagactgcagagatgtttaggctgatcatgatctacactggtcgcaaaagtaGAACCGATCGTGTCTAGCATGGTAAGGGCTAAGGAGACAGGTATTTTAACCGTTTTTCGAAATAcataaaaatcatttgatttgGCCTTGGCGTCCTATGCTTCCGGgatatctacccttaccttttatataattgtttatgttttccAGAACGAAGTCGAAATTTAACAGATAGGTATTGCCATAGTATGATGGTTTTTAAGTATAGATAGTTGAAACTTACTTGTTGTGAGAAGACAATAATAGCGTCTgggctaaaaaatagaaaataacaaatttaCAATTAAAGTAAAGATCATATTTAGAAATTTGGAGTgtctctcatttttttttcaatattacagtgaatatagaatattatgcaattttattcaaatgcaCCGTTTCCCTTACAATTCCCGACGTCTGTAAAATGTTTTACGACGCTATCTGCATAAGGACATTTGTTATACAGCTTAATATTTTATGCCAGTAATAACTATCATGGCAGCAAAAGCAATAAggtaataaaatacaattttaggAATCTAAAATAATAGATTTAAGTTCTATTTCATCGGTGGTTCAGTATAAATTATAAAAGTGTTCATGTTGCGTAAGCAAAGACTGGTACAGTAATATAACACTGAAATTTAATGTGCTGGACTACAGACTGTATTAGTTAGGATCAGAAGAATGTTTCAACAAAGGATAGTATGTTagtaaaaaggtttttttattagtTGTAAAGCAATTTTCATCGATACTCTATGCTCATGAAAACTATTTACGTTTACTTTTTTACCAGTATTAAAAAGTCTTCATGCTAACAGAAAAATATAGCCAAGTAAAGGCTGCAATTTTTCAAAACAACCCGTACTATAccttgttgaaacatttttgattattgaatttgcattttttttttcatgtatgaaGAACTATATTTTTGCTCTTTAGCAGTCGTAAAGATAAATTTCCTCTTGACCTTAAAAGCAAAATAGATAAAGAGTCATACTGAATAAAAAAGACTGTATCGTTTTGTTCTAATTGTATATCAAATAATGTATTTCACGATGGGCTTCTCTCGttatttctaataagttttaagttgttttaaatcatttattatataataagtataCGTAGTTTATAACTATAATCTAATAATTaaagaaatctttgaaaaatatattgagCATTGTCTTTGGAAAAAATAGGACATGCAATTTGACTGGCTATATCTGACATTTAGCTGCATGAAAATTACCCGATTGAACAGAATTGacatataatacataattattttaatttcaaaattcagTCTGTCCATACACATATCATATATGTAATTGTTTGTATTGAATTACTCTATGTTGCCAAGGTTTTAACAAAGGGTAATAATTCAAAAATGGATGAACTTAAGAGTTATGATTATTTATCACTGCACTCCTTTTCGATGACCGCTATCAGCATGCTAAGTATCAAGTCAAAACCTCCAACAGCATTCAAGTTATGCCCCAGGCAAGGAtccaaaaaagggagataattcaaaaatcgGACCACCCAGAATTATGGATCTTTGTTattgcactccctctcactgacctctatcaatatgtaaagtactAAATCAATACCTCAACCagaccgcttagctcaataagaaGAGCGTTGGTCTGCGGATCACGGGATATTGAGTTCGATCACATAacagggcatatgttctccgtgacaatttgataaaagacattgtttctgaaaccATTCGTCTTCTATCCaatattcatgtggggaagtttgcagttacttgtggaaaacaggtttgtactggtacaaaatccaggaacactagttagataaactgcccgccgttacattactgaaataatgtagaaaaatggcgtaaaatccaaaacaaacaaacaaacaaataaataaatcaatactcacatagtatttcatttatgtcccgaaaagggttttaaaaagagAGATAATTCAATAATGGGATCACCTGTAGTTATGGTTCCTTATCACTGCACATTCTTTCAATTCCTTCAAGGAGCTTTATTattgtataaagttacaactTGGAAACTTCAATTAATTTAAGTTACCCTACAGACAAGAAGTGTGACGCACGGAGGGTTGGACGGAAGTTTCCACAAATCGGTATTTATGTGACTACTCTTTTGTTCTCAATATTGTCCTATAggtcatgtaaaagaaaaatagacaCATTAAAACTTTCGGAATGAATGACCTCAAAGAAAAAGTACGGTTACCTGTCGTTCCTAAAGCCACGTATGTATGCAAATGTGAactcggacggacggatggacaagatTGTGACATTACGTTGACCGCTTCGGGGAGAATAACAATGAAAACAACTACTTAGCGACTATATTGCACAGGTAATTCTCACTTTCAACAAACAtatcattttcatatgttttttcaTAGCCAGAAAGCACATTATAGCACTTGACGCCGCCTGCATTGACGTTTCCTAGATTCAGCTTATATAGCTGGTGGACAATGCTACATATATTCGTTCTTGTGTCAATGTAAGCAGACGTTTCACACACGAAATTAGCCGTCTAAATTGAACATATATAACAGAGAATCGTACACAATTTTTATATACACGTTGAGTGATTTTGTTCGTTGTTGTTTGTTACAGAATACTCTCTTCTCTGGTTACGTGCGTCTTCGTATACAAAGTAATGCACGAATTACGTTCCTGGCCAAAACTCTTATCTGAAAGGgaaatattatttgaaacattGTCCTTGCTAGGAGATTGTGAATTTGTACTTGATAGTATATCAAGCAGTGAAAAAGAACAGAATAATTTAATAAAAGTCCTTCTAAACTGATGGCTCATGGTGCAATATAGGACAAAGTTTATAGCATTGTTTATAAGGGCTAAAATGTCCATAATATCTCCTAATGGAATGTAAATGTGTTCAAAGAATTTGTCTAAAAATATGGAACAAACAATAAGGACACCTTGCGGTAGCTCAGTTACAAGAAACAGTACAATAACAGTCAGTAGCATCACTGTTGTCCTCGCTGGACCTCTGTTTCTTTGGTAACTAAGGCTAGCCCGACCTTCGAATAAACGCCGTTTGACTTTCATTGATTTACGCAATGTTTGCAGCAACAAACCACCATATATAATTATCAGAAGACTTGGTAAAAGTTTCGCAAGAACACTATACATGATAAGAGCAAGTGTTATAAAGTGGTTCGTTTGTCTTGACCCCAAATTCCAGTCTTCAAATACATATAGAGAACTATTATCACTTAAGTTCAGCTTCTCTAACCTGTGAATTAAATAATTCGGAATCATTATCAAAACTGATATACAAACAATGACACAAACTGCTACACGTGCTCTTATTAATCTGCGCATGCGTGTCAGACTTCCTTTAGCTGGTGAATTCAGATGCCTGTGTCTAAAGATCGCCAACGTTACGGCAAGCCAAATTGATATTGTATGCGTAGTCGCCGAAAAGTTTAAGTATACCAGTAAAAATATCATCCACGGCTTGCTATTTTTGTCAGAGGAAATATAAAGCGTAGAATACTGACAATAAAAATGATATGCAAATGGAACATATGATATCATTGTAGCAATATCAAATACAGCAAGCCATGTAAGAATAGAGTTAATTGGTGTTTGCATTGTTTTACGCGTGAGTACAACAATATTGATTATGTTAAGAATAATTCCCATAGCACATATCACAATGCTAATATACCCGTGCACTTTTCCATACCACATACTAAAGGATTCCAATACTTCACTCTTGTATGGGCTTAATAGAACCGTATCATTCATTTTTGTACGCAGAATTCATTCACTACCAATATGCCACATGATTACAGAGAAATCCACCGTATTGGAAGTCTGTAGGGAAAGGGTCACATGCAATTGTTTGACGTCATTCTGTAGCTATTCATTGAATAGTTGTATTTCAAATAACAATTGTATTTCATCCGCTGATCGGTACGAGATTGGTACAATCTGTTTATAACTATTACACCTTTGTTTTATTGTTCCTCCTTGAATGTTGCACGCTTGGCCAATATTAATTCATAATTCCATTGACTTCCGACATCCGTATATTGTGTGCAATCTGAAAAATAAATCTATCAATAATGTTATACATTTAGAAAGGATCATTTGTCTCCCATTGAACATATAATACACATTATAATGCGATATACGGAAACGGGCGGAATTGAAATAGAAACCAGCCTACAAAAAATAGCAATGAAAAGTTTGTGTATAAATTTGTTTCCAGTTTTTTTCTCAAGGTAAATGTAATACTTAGTTTGTCTCAACATTAtttcggaaaaaaatatttgagccgcgccatgggaaaacaaacACAGTGGCtctgcgaccaacatggatccaaaccagcctgcgcatccgcgcagtctggtcaggattcgtgctgttcgctgacagtatctctaattgcaataggctttgaaagcgaacagcatggatcctgactactcggatgcgcaggctggtctgtatccatgctggtcgcaaagccactatgttggttttcccatggctcGGCTCATTTACTGCTGTTACCGTACACCAGCAACACAAAACGAATGTATAGTTTGTTAAACATACtaatacattcattttttttatttcagtattctGGCATACATTTACTATAAGATACTAATAAGCAAATTTCAGACTAACTATTATATGTACCGATAGGTTacgatcgctgacttcaaattactgcTGCTGATTCGTAACCCTTTTTGGGTGTATATTAATTTCATGTGATGTAGTCATACAGTTGGATTCCAAATAGTTTTCTATAAAAAGATGCAAATAAAATGTCTGATAAATTCAATTCTGTTTATTTTCCAGACATATTAATGGTATATGAATAACTTTCACAAGCAAGTTTATGTTTTATGCAAAGGCTTTACGTTCTTAAAATGCATTACAAATTCCGCTGTCACTCAATTTATTGCATACACAACATCCTTgcataattgataaaatgtacccataaataaaatcatttattggAGAAACCAAAAAAAGCtcgaaaaatcaaataaaaatcatAACATAATAGAGTGAACTGATGCTATTAAATTACATGGTAGACCAATCATCAAGGGCAATTTGATATCATCTGTTTGTCCAATCTTTCCAACGCTGATCTCCAGCTCGGAAGTATAGGCATAGTATGCACAAGTACAATTACAAGAAACAAAGTTCTTGTTTTTCCGCATATATATATTGCGCAATAGAAATATAACTTTATTACTtctagttttagataaagaatTAATCTCAAATGTGTCAGTTACcatttttaaaaggtaattttAAGAAGGACAAACAAAGTGTAATCATTTGCTTATTTCATATAATACGGTAATCAAAATTTTCGACgccccagaattagaagggcgtaagtggaaaatcatagttttcggcaaaatgaaaaaaaactgtctatgacagatacgcccttctaattctaagggcgtaagtggacttttctggtacaacaattaagtgtagatacgcccttctattactgggattctgaaaaacttttcacttacgcccttttattattggtgactttggtcaacacagcagtttgtgacaaaattttttttttacagaattatgccccttggtgtgtagtttcaaaaaatgtatgattcataaaagggcgtaactaacacttacgcccttcttattctggggcgtcgaaATATTCTTTTCGGCTCTGTTTATGTAACGGTGTAATCAATAAAGGTAGTGTACTTGTAATGCTGATAACCTttggacggccagcacatatttatgcaatctcgccagacacatgtatatttttgacaacacagaaaatgatgtcactcgaccttcagctatttccggaagtaaataaaatgaaagtagaaatgctaaacttgaaaacgaaagccgcattttgattcgtagatagtcaggggtcacgcgcaggggtcaccccgtctaaatgtatgcgcgtggacttcttttttttttcttttttttttttttgctatcggggagccaattttcagcactttattacgaattgaaattacctgggctttagtacagcatgtcagcttttaatctatgaaaaaatagttgagctctggataaacagaaatcccacaggggtccgtaacgtatttgagagctgcagacctagacatttcggaaataatttcaaaataagtttcgtgtaataaatgttgtttctacggaagcgtgaaagggccatcagacgctaatacgttttagtacgttaaggctgcggaaaggatatagaaTTTCCGTGCGATTGCGTATTCTTGCGAAACAAAAGAAAAGTGTAAATATTACTTGTTAACAATGTAATTAACCACTTTTAATAGCTGATGCAGCTGCTGTATTTTTTATCATAGTAATAACTATCTCATATTCaaacataattataacatttccATTTGTTGCACATATTTTATCCGCAGGCAATTCATATCACTCATACCTTATCTGTATTacattgtttcttaaatatgaaaacaaagacGTCATTAAACTTTATTGAAGTGTttgttgtataattatgtctttacTGATATGTGAAACTGCAATACTAAAACACATAATAAAGTTTAATCCTGAACAGCTGTTCACGTTAAGAATAATTGTTTCACCAGTGCACGAATCATTTCCTTACAGATCATCTCATACTACTATGTATCGTATCGAAACTGCTGATTTTGCAAATGTGATTTTAGGTTTGACTGGTTACAAGTATCGAAAGATTGTTGCAGATTAACAACGAAAGTACTTTAATATATTGCACTTTTATAACATTTCATTAGGACATTGTAACTGTGTAATTGTaattaccttttttaaaaatttctttcatGTAGTCTCTTGTTCTCCATATTTTCAGGGTTAAACTTCATTGACAAGTCCTTTTCCTATGCCTCTAGGGAATCGAGATAATTCCGCATATGACACAAAAAATGGTTCTATATGCAAATGATCTACTGTTTCTTTAAACATATATTCGGCAAATTGTTAAGGTAACTCAGGAAGAGACAGGGGCCTATTGCTGAACCATGAGGAAATGCAGAGAGAATAGAGTGCACGCGGGACAGAGGTCAACAACGACACTTCAGTATCAGTCTTTGAGTAATGACTATGTGCTCTTGGATGCTGAACATTGACTCCCAATggagtttatgtattattttattgtgGTCAATCTTGTCGAAAGCGATAGCAAAGTGCGTTACGATGACTGTCAGTTAGCTGGGATTCTGTAGATTCTCGAAGATCACTTGCGTAAAAGTTATGTTTTGATTCACAGATAAGCTCTGAACTGAAACAATATTGGATATGACTGAAACGATCATCTTTGTCAAAGTAGGACGTGATGTTTGAAACTAAAATATGTTCCATCATTTAAAAGGCAGTGCATATAAACGATATAGGCCTATAGTTGCTAGCCTCGGAATATTGGCCTACCCTCAATACTAAATACTAGATCAATGAGACTGCATTCTTCCTTTTATTcggttttgaccaattttcagcGATATATGTTTTTATGACTAGAGCTGTCCTTTGTTGAAGTGAATCATCTTGAGTAGTCTTGCAGAGTCTTTATTATGAGGATTATACGCCTTCAAAACTTTACCATGCTATTCCTGCtattttttccttaaaatggTATTACGCACTTCGATGAACATTTAGACTGTAAACCTGGGTATGCGGCTTAATATTGTTATATCGTAATCATTATGTAAGTACGCCGTTGGACTTTTAGGACCATCTCAGTGTTGATTGCAAAATTATGTGCCCACCTACCGTATGATACCTTTCTATTGCATTTATAATACAAGCACGGATTGCATTTAACAAGAAAAAGGAGCATCCGAGAAAGTGGCTTCATATTGTCATGTATTTACTAGTAATACTTAGGAGATCAAATAAGGGTGAATGTGGTCCTCTATTTAGTGAAATGGTGTTATTCAAAAGACCTATGGTTATTG
It includes:
- the LOC123526854 gene encoding G-protein coupled receptor dmsr-1-like; this encodes MNDTVLLSPYKSEVLESFSMWYGKVHGYISIVICAMGIILNIINIVVLTRKTMQTPINSILTWLAVFDIATMISYVPFAYHFYCQYSTLYISSDKNSKPWMIFLLVYLNFSATTHTISIWLAVTLAIFRHRHLNSPAKGSLTRMRRLIRARVAVCVIVCISVLIMIPNYLIHRLEKLNLSDNSSLYVFEDWNLGSRQTNHFITLALIMYSVLAKLLPSLLIIIYGGLLLQTLRKSMKVKRRLFEGRASLSYQRNRGPARTTVMLLTVIVLFLVTELPQGVLIVCSIFLDKFFEHIYIPLGDIMDILALINNAINFVLYCTMSHQFRRTFIKLFCSFSLLDILSSTNSQSPSKDNVSNNISLSDKSFGQERNSCITLYTKTHVTREESIL